GCGGGTGGACCGGGCTGAAACAAGTGTGTCCGGAGGTGCCGGGGGAGGAGGGCGGACGGCGGACTTCGGGGCGCCTGGGAAGGAAGGAGCGCGGGGGACGCGGGGGAGGGGGGAACGTGGGGGCCCTGGGGGAGGCGAGAGGCAGGACGGGCACGGGGCGCCGGGGGAGGAGAGCGGGCGGGGGACGTGGGGGCGCCAGGAGAGGGGGGAGCGTGGGGAAAGCGGGGGCgccagggcagggggaggggaggaggacgGGCAGGGGGCGCAGGGACGCCGGGGGAGGGCGGGGGACGCGGGGCGCCGGGGTACGCGGGAGGGGGGGGATGCGGGGGCGCCGGGGCCCCGCCCTTACCGTCAACGGTTGGTCTGCGGAGTCCAGGATGTCGTCCATCACCTCCTCCGCAAAGGCCAGGCGCTTCCGCAGCGGCTCCCGCTTCTTCAACCCCGTGAGGTTGACCAGGTGGATCTTGAGCCAGTCTAGGCCACGCGGGCCGAGCGGGCGGCCCTGGGCGAACTCCAGCAGGGCCCGCGCCACGTCGCTGCCCAGGTGGTTGAAGTGCGGCGGGCAGGGGTAGGTGCGGCCGCGGAAGTCCATGTTGTGCGGCAGCCAGAAGACGCGGTCCCGCAGGTGCTGCGCCAGCGACAGGCGGTACAGCGCTTCCGCCCGCAGGCTGTGCATCTCGCGGGCCACCTTCTGGCAGTGCGCCAGGCCACGGCGCACCTCTGCCTTGCGGGCGGGCGCGGCGCTGTGCGGCAGGTGGGCCTCGGCCGGCTGGGGCGCCTCGGACGGCGGGGCCGGCACGCCTAGCTGGGGGCAGCCCTTGGCCTGGAAGAGCTGCAGCACCAGGTCCAGCACGCGCCCGTTGACGCGCCAGGCGCAGTTGCCCAGTTGGGTGAGGGCGTCCAGCGCGCCATGCAGCGCGGTGGGTGGGCAGGTTTCCAGCAGCTCCTGGTGCTGCGTGGCGCCTTCCACCGTGCGCATCAGCTTGGTGGGGCTGAGCAGGAAGGCACCAGAGTGCGGCGATGTCCAGGGCAGCGGGGGGCAAAGCATGGGCACATCCACCGCCTCGAAGATCAGCGTGGGCTCCGCGGCCTTCTCCAGCAGCTGCACGTAGGCCGGGTGCGGCTTCAGGATGCCGATCTGGGGTGTGACAGGCAAACGGGTCAGGGCCCCGGTACTGGGgccttcctgcccccaccccttaAACTTGGGTGAGAGGGGCCGGCTCCCCGACCAACAGGAAACCAGTGTGGCCTCCCACGAACAGAAGCCACCTCCAGAAACGGCCGGACAGCTGCATGGACGCCCATGGTATGTCCCGAGTCCTGGGAGGTACTGACGGCTGCGCTGAGATCAAGGCTCCGCCCAGAGGCACCAACCCCATGGGGTCCCTGGTCCCCCCAGCGGGATGCCCCCCAGCTCAGGAGGGCACTGCTGCCTGGCACCTGCTGGACGTTGCGGAACGAATACACGTGGTAGAGCACGGGGACAAGCCGGGAGGAGCGATGCGGCTTGTCCAGGCTGCACGGCATCTGCGTAGCCTGCACCAGCATCTCCGCCAGCAGCTTGCCCAGCTCCATCTGCACTGGCAGGGGCCAGGGCTGCTCCCGCAGGGCCTTGGGCGCCCCCAGCGCCTCCCAGTACTGCCGCGGCAGGCAGGGGTTGGGCACCTGTGGGACAGGGAGGTCAGGGCGCTGGACACTGAGGCCTCTGAGCCAGATGCCCCACCGCCCGTGCCTGACCCCCGGTGGGGCATCTGTCAGCCAAAGCATACAGATGAACAGACTGAGGCTTGGGTGCAAACCCGGCTGCCCCAGAGACGGAGAGCGCCCACCCACCACTGGCCCCAGCCAGGAGGAGAGGGGGTGCGGGCCTCACCTCGGTGTCGCAGGCCAGCAGGCATAGGTACTTCCTGTAGTGGTTCTGCAGCGCCTGCACCTGGCCACTGAGCCGCTGCCTCTGCACCACGTGCCGGCTGAAAGTGCGCGCACTCAGCTCCCGGGCCAGGGTGGTGAAGGACTCACCTTGGGCGGGCAGCGCCTGCAGGACCTGCGGAAAGAAGCCGTGAGTGCCTGCCCACCCCGCCCGGGGACCCGGCCGCGCGGAGAAAGGCGCACCTGTAGGAGCATCCGCACCACCTCGCGCTCGTCCAGCAGGCACAGGAAGGGGTACAGTGAGAACCGGCCCTCGTACACCGCGCGCTCCAGGCGGTTCTTGGTGTCCCGCAGCGCCCGGCACAGTGCTTTCTCCCATTGGTCCCGCAGGGTCTTCAGGGTCTTCCGCTGCAGGGGATGAACGGGCCCGGTGAGCCCCGTGGCAGCTGGTGGGACCCAGGCTCACAGGACGGGGGTCACCGCAGCTCCCTGCAGAGACCTCAAGGCCCTCAAGGTCCCTGCTGTGTGTTCCAGGTAGCTCCTCACCCCGGCCTGCCCTCTGCCGGCTTCAGCGTGCCTGACGCAGCCAAGAGCAAAAGCCCAGCCGCGGTGTGCGCAGAAGCACAGGCCAAGACCCAACCTCGGGGCCCCACAAGTTTTCCCTGAGCGGCAGCCAGGCTGAGATCCTAGGCCCTGCATGACCAGACCAGGACATGAGCAATTCAACCGCATACACGGAGCTCAGCCCCTAAGGCGGACACGGGAGCCCGGCTCAGCCCCTGAGGCGGACACGCGACCCCGGCTCAGCCCCTACCGCATGCGTGACCTCCTTGCTTGGCAACGTGGGCTTCTCCACAGACACCACGCACACCCTGCTGGCCAGCTCCATGTGGAGCTGCTTCTCAAAGAGGCACTGCAGGGTCTTCAGGGGCAGGTGCAGCTTCGGGTAGGACACGTGCCCATCCTGCAGGGATGGGGGTAGTGAGGTCAGGGGCTTGGTCAGAGGGCAACCTGCTCTCCCCACCCTGGCacacctgccctgccctcccaggaCCCCGAGACGGCATGGGTGCACGCGTTTCTGCGTCTCCTGCAAGTTGCTGGTCGCCATCGCTGACGCGGGGAAAAGCAGGCTGTGGGTAAAGTCAGTGCCAGCGGCGCAAACCGAAGGCCTTGGCCCCTCCTGGCCTCGACCCCTCTAGATGGGACACTGGGCACCGTGGAGGGGGTGACGGGGCGGTGGTGCTGGGAGCTGGCAGAGCCTGGGGAGACCGTTCACTGCGCCCCCAGATGTTTGCTGTTTTCTCCTCAAACTTGGAACTGTATGAATGTGACCCATCCAGAAATAgatgaattaaaaataacaaagcctAGCGCTTTGAGAATCAAAGACGCACGTCCACACAAAAGCTTGTACACAAACGTTCACAACTGCATGACTCATACTAGTCAATAAGTAGAAACAGCCCAACGTCCATCAACGGACGAACAGACAGGCACGGCGCAGCCATCCACACACCAGAGCATGACTCAGCCCTGACCCAGGCCGCCTCGCGGATGCACCGTGAAGACGTCACGCTCAGTGGGAGATGCCAAACACAAAAGGTCACGCAGTGTGCGGTCCCATTTCTATGGAATGTCCAGAGCAGACTCATCCACagatggggaggggatggggagtgACCGGTGATGGGGACGAggcttccttttggggtgatggaacaTTCTAGAATTAGACAACCGTGACTACACTAAAATCGCTGAATTACACCTTTAAGACAGTTTTATGGCAGATAAATTACACCTCAGTAAAAGACGAGCCCACTGTGTGCACCTGGCAGCCCCACTCAAACGCGCTGCTCTCCTGTCACCCCACCCTATCTGCGGCGGCACCCGACCACCTCCGTCCCCCTGGAGCCCACACCCTCAGTGCCAGGACCCTCCCAGCTCTGGCTCCTCCAATCTTctcagaggaggaagggaggaattcAGGGCCCAGCCCAGGTGAGCCCTGGGCACCGGGGAGGCCCACTGGTCTGAGCTGAGGCTCCAGGGACCCCCAGAGGGCAGCTATGAGGACTGAAGTCTGCCGGGCCCCACGTGGGCTCACCTTGGCATACACGTCCCTGAGCAGCTTGGAGGTGTTGACCGGGGGCGGCAGCTGCAGCGGGAGGTTGAAGGTGGGCTTCACCTTGTGCACGGCCTTCAGAACAGTGGCCCGATCCTCCTCAGACAGGGGCACGGTGGTGAAGAGTGCCTGCAGCTTCAGCCCCTCCTGGCTCATCTGTTCCAGACACCTGTGGGGCAGGAGGCCTGCTGCAGGGACGGGCCAGCCCCACGCTGGGCTTCCACAGACCCCAGGGGAACCTCGTGACCACCTCCTGCTAGCCTGCAGGTCTCAGTGCGGCTGTCAGGCCCTCTGGGggtcccccagcccccagcccaggcACTGTCCCAGATCTTAAAACCCTGGCAGGGAtatggtggggggtggggggtgagcgGTGGGGCCCTCCCGACACCACCTACCTTTCGATGGTCCCGGCGTCCTGGTCCTGCCTCCCCATGCACTGGAGGGCGGCCGCATAGGACAGCAGGTCCGGGGTCAGGCCGGCATCCTTCACCATGAAGAACACATACACCAGCTCCTTGAAGGCAccctgggagaccaaggcagggtgAGGGTCTGGGGGGATGGCCCAACCTCCGCATCCTCCCTGCTCCCTGGAGACCCCTTCTCTGTAGCCACCAGCTCAGCAGGGGACAGGGTCACCAGGCAGGAGTGGCCAGCTGGGCAGACCAATGCATCCCCCTGAGGTTCTGACACACAAGCTCCACCTGCAGAGGAGGCCGTATGGCCCGCCAGGTGGGACTGTGGGAGGTTCACGTTCCTCTGGGAGGCGGCTTGTTAAACCTCCAGGTTTGTCAATTGCGTGGATCTTTTCAAAGGACTGACTTGGCTGGACTGTTCTCTGCTGTTTCTGCCTTCTGTTTCATcgatttctgttttaatttttgtaacttcCTTTCATCTACTTGCTTTAGATTTAGTGACAGCTTCTTCTTCTAGTTTCCTAAGGT
This portion of the Pongo abelii isolate AG06213 chromosome 20, NHGRI_mPonAbe1-v2.0_pri, whole genome shotgun sequence genome encodes:
- the POLRMT gene encoding DNA-directed RNA polymerase, mitochondrial isoform X3, giving the protein MGPVLGEQAPSWSSRNSPSPEPHQVLPLSRNTVLQARVRQLQAESVSEVVVNRVDVARLPECGSGDGSLQPPRKVQTGAKDATPVPCCRWAKRLEKDKRTQQMRMQRLKAQLQMPVQSGEFKVLTKRLQVEPQLLSKPLAGSLKHCMRQAPKSPWEEQLAQVLQEAPRKLSLNVEQAPSAQRTQAQLSDQQQKLLAFFRCCLLTNHLPLAHHLLVIHHSQRQKQKLLTLDMYNTVMLGWAQQGAFKELVYVFFMVKDAGLTPDLLSYAAALQCMGRQDQDAGTIERCLEQMSQEGLKLQALFTTVPLSEEDRATVLKAVHKVKPTFNLPLQLPPPVNTSKLLRDVYAKDGHVSYPKLHLPLKTLQCLFEKQLHMELASRVCVVSVEKPTLPSKEVTHARKTLKTLRDQWEKALCRALRDTKNRLERAVYEGRFSLYPFLCLLDEREVVRMLLQVLQALPAQGESFTTLARELSARTFSRHVVQRQRLSGQVQALQNHYRKYLCLLACDTEVPNPCLPRQYWEALGAPKALREQPWPLPVQMELGKLLAEMLVQATQMPCSLDKPHRSSRLVPVLYHVYSFRNVQQIGILKPHPAYVQLLEKAAEPTLIFEAVDVPMLCPPLPWTSPHSGAFLLSPTKLMRTVEGATQHQELLETCPPTALHGALDALTQLGNCAWRVNGRVLDLVLQLFQAKGCPQLGVPAPPSEAPQPAEAHLPHSAAPARKAEVRRGLAHCQKVAREMHSLRAEALYRLSLAQHLRDRVFWLPHNMDFRGRTYPCPPHFNHLGSDVARALLEFAQGRPLGPRGLDWLKIHLVNLTGLKKREPLRKRLAFAEEVMDDILDSADQPLTGRKWWMGAEEPWQTLACCMEVAKAVRASDPADYVSHLPVHQDGSCNGLQHYAALGRDSVGAASVNLEPSDVPQDVYSGVAAQVEVFRRQDAQRGTRVAQMLEGFITRKVVKQTVMTVVYGVTRYGGRLQIEKRLRELSDFPQEFVWEASHYLVRQVFKSLQEMFSGTRAIQHWLTESARLISHTGFVVEWVTPLGVPVIQPYRLESKVKQIGGGIQSITYTHNGDNSRKPNTRKQKNGFPPNFIHSLDSSHMMLTALHCYRSPSLCRRKGLTFVSVHDCYWTHAADVSVMNQVCREQFVRLHSEPILQDLSRFLVKRFCSEPQKILEGSQLKETLQAVPKPGAFDLERVKHSTYFFS